In the genome of Manis javanica isolate MJ-LG chromosome 17, MJ_LKY, whole genome shotgun sequence, one region contains:
- the LOC118971633 gene encoding LOW QUALITY PROTEIN: uncharacterized protein (The sequence of the model RefSeq protein was modified relative to this genomic sequence to represent the inferred CDS: inserted 2 bases in 1 codon; deleted 4 bases in 3 codons; substituted 2 bases at 2 genomic stop codons) codes for MGQTVTTPLSLTLDHWTEVRARAHNLSVEVKKGPWQTFCTSEWPTFNVGWPSEGTFDLPTLLVVKAVVFQDSSQGHPDQQPYIVVWQELVENPPPWVKPWVQKKMGPRVLAAQTQPQSKEKETTKVHPDTQDLLMVDDPPPYPPAPTAPPAPAPPAPPAPAPPAPSVPDAEAVGPAPGPAQGTWRCRGATLDPPGIFPLWSYGVPILGEEGDPPFQPLQYWPFSPADLYNWKANHPPFSEEPQRLTGLIESLMFSHQPTWDDCQQLLQVLFTTEERERILLEARKNVPGTDGRPSQLPHDIERGFLLTRPNWDFNSSEGRERLTIYHQALVAGLRGAARRPTNLAKVREVSQGATEAPAVFLERLMEAFRRYTPFDPTSEEHSASVVLAFIGQSAPDIRKKLQRLEGLQDMSLKDLVKEAEKVYHKRETEEEKELRKEKEREXEEKRDRKHEKNLTRILAAVVEGRGRLPPSGRTSKAGHLGNRTPLEKDQCAYCKEKGHWAKECPKKPPRGPPKKVLSLLEDEDXGRQGSEPLPKPRVTLKVEGQPVEFLVDTGAQHSVLTQARGPLSGKKSWVFGATGQKQYAWTTQRTVDLGVGRVNHSFLVIPECPTPLLGRDILTKVGAQISFQAEDTXVTNREKKPLGLSILTIRLEDEYRLFKEPEPSRVSQGWLDQFPGAWAETACMGLAINQPPVVIELKASALPVTVRQYSMSKESRDGIRPHIQRLIEQGILVKCKSPWNTPLLPVKKVGTGDYRPVQDLRDVNKRIQDIHPTVPNTVLSSLAPENIWYTVLDLKDAFFCLRLHQSSQPLFAFEWKDPSTGTTGQLTWTRLPQGFKNSPTLFDEALHQDLAFYQASNPQVTLLQYVNDLLIAAPTQKACQEATGALLTELAKLGYRASAKKAQICQQQVTYLGYSLKEGKRWLTEARKQTVTQIPVPTTPRQVREFLGTAGFCRLWIPGYATLAAPLYPLTKGVAPFVWGPEQQQAFDIKKALLSAPTLALPDVTKPFVLFVDERSGVARGVLTQQWGPWKRPVAYLSKKLDPVSSGWPACLRVVAAMALLVKDSDKLMLGQKLVVVAPHALESVIRQPPERWMLNARMTHYQTLLLNRDRVEFAPPAILNPATSLPDPGKELLHTCQEILAEETRTRRDLRDQPLEGPGLLTWYTDGSSYIMGVFLDTFSRWTEAFPTKTETAQTVSKKILEEIFPRFGIPKVYRFR; via the exons atgggacagacagtgacgaccccccttagcctgacgttagatcattggacggaagtcagagcgagggcacataacttgtcagtagaagta aaaaagggaccatggcagactttctgtacctctgaatggcccaccttcaatgttgggtggccctcggaggggacttttgatctccccactttactagtggtaaaagctgttgtcttccaggattcgtctcaaggacacccggatcagcaaccctacattgtagtctggcaagagttggtggagaacccaccgccctgggtaaagccctgggtgcaaaagaaaatgggccctagagttttagctgcccagacccaacctcagagcaaggaaaaagaaactactaaagttcaccctgatactcaagatttgcttatggttgatgatccccctccttaccctcctgcccctacggcacccccGGCCCCGGCACCCCCAGCACCACCAGCCCCGGCAcccccggcaccctcagtccctgatgccgaGGCAGTGGGGCcagctccgggacctgcccagggaactTGGCGCTGCCGAGGGGCcaccttggacccaccgggtatttttcctctctggtcttatggagttcccatcctcgGGGAAGAGGGGGacccgcctttccaacctctgcaatattggccatttTCCCCTGCCGATttatataattggaaagctaaccaccctcccttttcagaggaaccaCAAAGACTAACTGGGCTGATAGAGTCCCTGATGTTTtctcaccagcccacttgggatgactgtcagcagcttttgcaggtgctcttcaccacggaagaaagagagaggatccTCCTAGAGGCACGAAAGAacgtgcctggaaccgacggacgaCCATcacaactccctcatgacatagagaggggttTCCTGTTGaccagacccaactgggactttaattcttcagaaggtagggagcgactaaccatctaccaccaggctctggtggcgggtctccgtggggccgcaagacgccccaccaatttggccaaggtaagagaggtcagtcaGGGAGCCACTGAGGCACCCGCAGTGTTCTTAGAACGCCTGATGGAAGCCTTTAGGCGGTACACTCcttttgatcccacttctgaggagcaCAGCGCTTCAGTGGTCCTTGCTTTTATTGGA CAGTCAGCACCCGACATTAGAAAGAAGCTTCAGAGGTTAGAGGGTTTACAAGATATGTCGTTGAAAGATTTAGTAAAGGAGGCTGAGAAAGTTTATCACAagagggagactgaggaagagaaagagttaagaaaagagaaggaaagaga agaggaaaagagagacaggaagcatgagaagaatttaacaaggatcttggccgcagtagtagaaggtAGAGGACGCCTGCCCCCTAGTGgcagaactagtaaggcagggcacCTGGGCAACCGGACCCCTTTAGAGAAGGACCAATGTGCATACTGCAAAGAAAAGGGGCACTGGgcgaaagaatgccctaagaagccaccgcggggacctccgaagaaggtgTTGTCTTTGCTGGAAGATGAGGATTAGGGAAGAcagggctcggagcccctccccaagcctagggtaaccctgaaggtggaggggcaacccgttgagtttctggtggatACCGGTGCTCAGCATTCTGTattgacccaagctagaggccccctctctggcaaaaagtcttgggtgttcggggccacgggccagaaacaatatgcatggactacccaaagaacggtagacttaggagtgggacgagtaaaccactcattccttgtcataccggaatgccccacacccctgttaggaagagacatcttgaccaaagtcggggcccaaatatcctttcaggctgaagacaCTTGAGTGACTAATCGGGAGAAaaaa cctttgggcctaagtatCCTGACCATAagattagaagacgagtaccgcctttttaaggaaccagaaccctcccgagttagtcAGGGGTGGCTtgaccagtttccaggggcctgggcggagACAGCGTGTATGGGGCTTGCTATAAACCAGCCCCCagtggtcatagaattgaaagcctcagccttaccagtaactgtgagacaatattcAATGAGTAAAGAAtccagagatggaattaggccccatatccagaggctcatagagcaggggatattagtaaaatgtaaatccccatggaacactcccttgctgcctgtaaagaaagtgggaacaggagattatcgaccagtgcaagatttaagagacgttaataagaggatacaggacattcatcccactgtgccgaacactgtgctaagctctctggccccggaaaacatctggtatacagtcttagatttaaaggacgccttcttttgtttgcgtctgcaccagagtagccaaccgctgtttgcttttgagtggaaagacccctccacaggaactactggacaattgacctggactcgcttgccacaaggattcaagaattcacccaccctcttcgacgaggctttacatcaggacttggccttttaccaagcctccaacccacaggtaactttgTTACAATATGTCAATGACTTGTTGATAGCAGCCCCTACTCAGAAAGCCTGCCAGGAAGCTActggagcccttttgactgaacttgctaaattggggtatagggcatctgccaaaaaggcacagatctgccaacaacaagtgacttatttgggatattccctgaaagaggggaaaaggtggcttactgaagcccgaaagcagacagtgacgcagatcccggttccCACTACTCCGCGCCAGGTTCGCGAGTTTTTGGGGACGGCAGGGTTTTGTAGActgtggatacccggatatgccaccttagctgcccctctgtatcccctaaccaaaggggtggccccgtttgtttggggacctgaacaacagcaggcctttgatattaagaaggccctcctgtcggcacccacTCTGGCATTGCCAGATGTGACTAAGCCgtttgtcctttttgtggatgaacggagcGGAGTGGCTCgaggagtgttgacccaacaatggggaccttggaagagacctgtcgcctacttgtcaaagaaattggacccagtgagtagcggatggcctgcctgtttgagagtagtggcggccaTGGCCCTtttagttaaagattctgacaaactaaTGCTGGGACAAAAGCTCgttgtggttgctccacatgcgctAGAAAGCgtaattcggcaaccacccgaAAGATGGATGTTGaacgccagaatgactcactaccaaaccttgctCCTAAATCGTGATCGTGTGGAATTTGCCCCGcccgccatcctaaacccggctacTTCGCTCCCCGATCCGGGGAAAGAACTActccatacctgccaggaaatcctggccgAGGAGACAAGGACCCGCCGGGACTTACGAGATCAGCCCCTGGAAGGaccaggactcctgacttggtacacagatgggagcagttacatcatgggag TTTTTCTAGATACTTTTTCAAGATGGACAGAGGCTTTCCCCACTAAGACTGAGACAGCCCAGACAGTATCCAAaaagatacttgaagaaatatttccaaggttCGGAATCCCCAAGGTATATCGGTTCCGATAA